ATGCATTGGTAAATGGAGAAATCCTCGGAGCAGGTCTTGACGTATATGAAGAGGAACCTGCAAAAGAAAACAAATTGTTCGAATTGGACAATATCGTATGTACTCCTCACATTGCAGCATCCACTAAAGAGGCTCAAAGGGATGCAGCTATCATCGTAGCAAATGAAGTAATTACCTTATTCAAGGGGGGCATGCCTAAAAACGTAATCAACATGCCTCGTATGAACAACAGCGAATTTGAAGAAACCAACAATTACCTAGAGCTTTGTGAAAAATTAGGAAGCTTCATTTCACAATCTGCAAGCAGCCCTATCAAAAAATTGGAAATCACTTACAAAGGTGAAATCGCTAAAGTTCCAAATAGGGAATTGTTCACAAGAACCATCTTGCAAGGTATCTTAAACCCAATTACTGAAACTGCAGTTAATGCTGTAAACGCAACCTCTGTTGCAAAAGCAAGAGGAATCAGCATCACTGAAGCTGTAAGCGATGACAGCGAAGGATACGAAACCATGATTAAGGTTACTGCAAAAACCAAAGCAGGCCAAATGTCTGCAGACGGTACCTACTTGCACGAACCTAAGATCATTAAGGTCAATGGCTACTGGGTAGATGTAAAACCTGAAGGAAACATGTTTATTGCAAAATACAAAGACATTCCTGGAAGTATCGGTGCAATCGGTACTAAGTTTGGTGAACAGAACATCAACATTGGTATCATGCAAGTTGGAAGAGACTCCTCTGGCGGAGAAGCTATTATGATTCTCACTTTAGATGAGCCTGCTACCAAAGAAGCTGTTGAAGAGATTAAACAATTAGAAAACGTTTATGATGCAACCAGCTTAATTCTTTAAGTGGAATGTTAAAAAACAGTTTAATTAGAATTCATTGAATTCTAATCTTTTTTTCTTTTTTTCTTTTTTTAAATTTTAGAAATAGCAAATATAATCTTATTCTCTTTTTAAAAAAAAAACTAATGAATTGGAGACAAAATATTCTTTTTTTAACTTGGATTTACTCATCCTCATCTTCGAGGAATTTATTTGAAACTCCTTTTAAAATAGGCTTTCCATCTCTAAATTCAATGACAAGACCTAATTTAGGACTTTGACCATTGATTCTCTCTCCACCTATTTCAACAACAGTTGGATTCAAGTCAATAGCTCCCAAATCCTCATCGGATATGTTATATGGATCATAAGATTCGTCAAATTCATGAGAATACTTATTGGTCTTTTCCTTATCATCATCAAAATATGACAAGTCCTTATCCAAATCAAAGAATGAAGGACTTAGATCCTCACCATCCATTTCATCAATTTCCTCTTTGATTTGCTTTAAGTCCTCAAGCATCAAATCCTTATTCTCATCCCTAAAGTTTCCAACTTCAAATCCAACTGGCTCTCCATAAGCATTATAAGCTTTCATAGTCTCTAAGCTGTACGGTTCACAGACAATAATATGGAATGGCCCATGCTTTGAAAATGTCATTAAATCTGCATGTGACGGATTTGCATTGTTTCCTGGATGGGAATGTACAGAACCCCATTTTTTCTGATTAGGTGGAATCATCCAATCGTTAAAGCTTGCGCTTGTATGGGACCTTTCACCAGGCAGGAACAAAAGTCCAGTGATATATAGAACATTATCCTTAACGTGTCCATCAAGCATGGCTAAAAATTCATTGGGATATGATTTTTTAGAATAGAACACTACAGAATCGATCACTCCCTGGTCTACACAGACCTTCTTGAATTGATTTCTCCGGTTCATTTTTGAGACTAAATCTTCAAATCCCATAATATCACTTTTAAAAATAAAAAATAGTTAGCATAATAATTGAAAGTTATAATTTTTCAAAGAACTCTTGATTAAAGATATCCAAATCATAATCAACAAAGACTTCAGACCTTGTTGAGACTGTTTTTTCCTGTTTTTTAGGATTGAATCCTTCAATTTCCCAAGATCTCTTATAAACTCCTATTCCTCTTTTCTTCCAGGTTTCCACATCATTGAGATTTATTCCTCTCTCAAATAGCATGTCATGGATTTCATTAGATTTCAATCCATTAATTTTCTCATTTGCTTCTTCACTATCGTATTCCTTTTTCAGTGCCCAGATGCCATATCCATTGATGCAATTTCTCCAACATTCATCTTGTCTCCATTTGAAGTAGTCAGATATAGATGCATCATCGATTGGAATGATTCTTGAATCAAATGAAATAGGAAATACAATATTCCTTTCATTATCTGATAGGTTATCTAAATCAAATTCATTAGAATAATCGTTTAATAAATTATATGTAAAGGAACTTGAAGCCAGTGAAGCGAATACAGAATTGATCTTCTCAACTCTGCCTGAAAATGGAATCTCATCCAAAAGTATGCTGATTTCATCTGAAAATGCATAAATGAATTTAGGTGCAAACTGATTGAATATGTCGAGGCAAACATTTGTGATTATCTTATAGAAGTTTTCATCATAAGGCTTTACAAGATCTAATGCCTTTGATAAACTATGAAACTTGCGACCATCTAAACGTATGATGATATTGGAGTTCTTTGGAACCTTCATAGTTGAATAAATCTCATAATCCTTCATCTAATCACCTAAATTCTAGTTATTTCATTATACAATACATGATTTTGAAAAAATTAAATTGATTTTAATTAAATATATTAAATTTAAATTATGTTCCTACAGAGAAACATTCACCAAAACTCTTTAAGAGCTTAATAGCTGAAAATGCAGCTAACATGCTTGTTTTTGGGTTTGCAGCAAATGGATAGTTTTCAGAGCTTGTTCTGAATTCGCCGAAGTCACCTTTAACTACAACCTCATGAACATTCCTCTCCACTTTTGGATCCACTATTATCTTTACATCAATATCCATATTGCATGCAATGCTTAAGGATGCTGCAACATTGATATTCACTGGGAATTTCTCAACAGCTTCTGAAGCTTTTCCTTCAAATAGAACCTCTTCCTCTTCAACTTCCCTTCCTAAAGATTTAGGCGCTTTTCTTGTAGTCAATGAAGCTTCTGTAATCTTGCCTATGGATGCCGCCTTGATACCATCCAAGCCAACTATAGCACCTGAAGGAGCATACACTTTAGCATTATTGTCTTCTGCAGTTTTTCTAACCTTGTTTCTGAATTCATTATCCATCAATGCACCTACACTCATTACCATAAGATCAACACCTCTTTCAAGGATATCCAATGCAATGATCTTTAATGCAATTGGAGAAGCTGATTCCAAAATCAAATCAACGTCATCCAACATATCTTCCAATCTTAAAACAGCAACACCATTTGCAATCTGTGCAAGATTTTCTGCCCGTTCTATGTCTGTATCATAGAAATATTTAATTTGTATTCCACTATCAGACATGAATTCATTTACTATAGTATTGGCTATAGCCCCACATCCTACAATACCTACAATCATCAGTTCACCTCAAATATGAAAAATTGAAAATTTTTTGAATGTATAAAATTAATTTAAATTAATTTAAATAAATTTTCCTTAATTATAATTATTCTTTATTAAATAAAAAACTATCCTATTGAATATAGTTAAGTGTTTAAATTTTGATTAAAAATGAAAAATTAAAAAATTTAACCATTTATTATAAATTGTTAATAACATTGATAATAACAAGAAAATGATGAAAATTGCTTCATGAAAAAAATTGAAAAAAAGAGAAAATAAATTAAATATGTTAATTAATCTGAAATTACATTTAGAAAAAATAGGCTAGTAATCAAAGGATATGGTAAAAATCTCAAAGATTAAAAACATATTTAGTTAAAGAACTATTGTGCTTTTGGTATAGGAGATTCTACAGGAGCTTCTGCCGGAGCTGCTCTAACAGGCTCTGGTCTTGGGCGAATAGACATTTCTTCTCCAGCTACTGGAGGTTTTGGTCTTTTTAAGTCTTGAGGATCAATTAACATAATGTCGCCAATAGCAGTTACTCTGTCAAACTCAATGTTAAGTAAGCCTTCTTGGAAGGTTCTGCCTACTTCTTCTTCAGGTACGAACTGGAATCCACCTCTAAAGATATCTCTGAACCCTGCACTTTTTCTTTCAGGTTCTAAAGCTTTTACTTGAAGTCTAGAGATAGTTCCATATCTGATATTTAAAACTACATCGTGTACTCGACCTACATACTGTCCTGCTAATGTATATATATCCAAATCGTAAAGAGTTGAAACTTCTACCATTTTTTCACCATTATAACTCAATAAATCAAATAAAAATGTTTGTTGTCAATGCACTTAAAACATTGCAAAATCCTTTAATTTTTAAAAATTTTAGCCTATGGATAATGAATTAATAATTAAAGATATGAATTTTTTAATTTTGAGTTTTATTAAGAAATTCATATGAAATTTAACAATTTAAACATCAAATAAGCTTATTATATAATATATGTCTATTTGCTTATATAAATACTTTATGTTTTTTAAGTCAAAAATAACTATTAAAATTTAAAAAAATTGCTAAAATTGAAATAAAAATTAAAAATAATTGTAAAAATTATCTAAAAATTAAAAAATAGAAAAATTTCAATATCAAAACGAAAAAATAAGTAAAATTTTAGAGAAAAAATTCAAAAATTTCCAAAAAATGATAATATCATGATAATATCATTGAAAATTTCATGAAATTTGAAAAAAATGTTAATGTCATGTTAATATCATAAGTAATTTAGTTAGGATAATACTAGAATTTAAGAAAATATTATCGAAGAAATGGAAAAGCTGGTAGAAAATATTATAAAAAAATAGAAAAATGAAAAAATGAAAAGATTAATGAAAAATAAAAAAAAGTGAAAAAGTTTTGATCAAACTTTTTCTAAAAGTTTGTCTAAAAGTTTGGGTTAATTGTCCAAGAAGTTTGTAATCATGTTTTTGGTTTCATTCAATGATTCCATAGGTATTCCATTAGGCATTTGGCCCAATTCACCTTGAACATCCTTCAAGATGCTACCGTTCATTCCTAAAAACATACCTTCAGAAACAATTTCCATAAATGTAGCAGGAGGAAGCAATGAAACGCCTACTCTATTTCCTTCCTTAACAGTCAAGTCATTGGTAACAACTTTCAAAGCCCTTTTTCCAAGATTTACATTACAAATCATTAGGGAATCAGCATTAGGGTGCTTGCTGACACTCATGATTTCTCCAACCTTCACATCAATTGCAATGATTGGATCATCAATTGGTCCGAATTTGAATCTGTTTCTAAGACCTAAAATGGTGTCAAGGAAGAATCTGACCTTAGCAATGTTTTCTTCAGTCTTTTCCCTTTCATCCTTTGGAGCTCCATTCATAAACTTATGAGCCCAATCTTCACCGCCAAGGAAATCAATGATCCTATTGGCTTTTTCTTCAAGCTTATCAACATCTTCACAATTAGCTAATGTATCTCCTTCAAGATAGCAGTAAAGCAATGACTTTAAGTCCGGCTCCATCCTTTTGGTTTCTTCAATAGCTCCTTTCTTATTCCAATTCCCCCTAAAACTTCCTGTTTGAACAGTTCTTAGGAATAATTCACGAGAATGCATAGCTATTAAAATTCTATAATCTTTAGCAGTATCCCACATAATATCACTTGATAATCATAAAAATTTTAAAAATTAATTTAAACTTTAATTTTTTCTTGAATAATAATTTATTCCTCTTTAAATTAATACTTTATCAAAATATTGGAAATTATCTGCAATTGAATGCAATCAATTTGGTCTTGCACATATCCTCAACTGCATACTTGATTCCTTCCTTGCCCATACCGCTTGACTTGAATCCTCCAAATGGCATTGCATCGGTTCTGAATGTGGATTCCTTATTGATTAAAACTGAACCTGCATCAATTTCATTTGCACATCTTAAGGCACTATGGATACTTTCTGTAAAGACTCCTGCCTGAAGGCCATATTGTGTATTGTTTGCCTCTTTGATTGCTTCATCAAGGCCATCCACTCTGATTATAGGTGCAATTGGACCAAAGGTCTCATTAGCTACAATATCCATATCCATAGTTACATTGTCTAAGATGGTTGGTTCATAGAAGCACTCTTTTCTGTTTCCACCAAGCAAGAGTTCTGCACCATCCTCAATTGCCCTATTGACAGAGGTTTCAATATTAAGGGCGGAGCTTTCATTGATTACAGGACCTATATCAGTTGATTCATCCATAGGATTACCCATTTTTAACTTGCTTGCCTCCTTTACAAACATGTCTATGAATTCATCTGCAATCCTATTGTCAAGAATCAATCTCTTTACACCAATGCAGACTTGACCAGAGAATAGGAATGCACCGGATACTGCAGCACTTACTGCCTTTTCAATGTCTGCATCTTCAAGTATGACTAAAGGATCGTTTCCACCAAGTTCCATTGTCAATTTCTTCATTCCTGCCCTTGATGAGATGAACAATCCAGTTGCTACACTTCCTGTAAATGATATCTTGTCCACTCCAGTTGAAACCACCATTGCATCTCCAACTTCGCTTCCATAACCAGTTACAGAGTTTATTACACCATCTGGAAAATGGTTATTGATTATTTCAGCCAATCTTAAAGCGGAAAGCGGTGCTTCCATAGATGGTTTCATAACAACAGTGTTTTTAGCTGCAATAGCTGGAGCTATCTTATGTAGAGCTAAATTCACTGGATAATTGAATGGAGTAATCGCTCCAACAACACCAAGAGGAACCTTCTTAG
This genomic window from Methanobrevibacter ruminantium contains:
- the serA gene encoding phosphoglycerate dehydrogenase → MKALVADAINEKGIENLKEVCEVVVDTSITPEELLETIGEYDAILIRSRTKLPAEVIEKADNLKIIARAGVGVDNVDVNAATQKGIMVVNAPESTSITVAEHTMGLILSTIRKIAIADKSTKAGKWEKKAFMGMELRNKTLGVIGMGRIGSQVVNRCKAFEMDAIAYDPYLPPEVAKNMGVELYENIEDVLTRADVITIHVPLTPETEHSISTEQFKMMKDTALIFNCARGGIIDEDALYDALVNGEILGAGLDVYEEEPAKENKLFELDNIVCTPHIAASTKEAQRDAAIIVANEVITLFKGGMPKNVINMPRMNNSEFEETNNYLELCEKLGSFISQSASSPIKKLEITYKGEIAKVPNRELFTRTILQGILNPITETAVNAVNATSVAKARGISITEAVSDDSEGYETMIKVTAKTKAGQMSADGTYLHEPKIIKVNGYWVDVKPEGNMFIAKYKDIPGSIGAIGTKFGEQNINIGIMQVGRDSSGGEAIMILTLDEPATKEAVEEIKQLENVYDATSLIL
- a CDS encoding Mov34/MPN/PAD-1 family protein — protein: MGFEDLVSKMNRRNQFKKVCVDQGVIDSVVFYSKKSYPNEFLAMLDGHVKDNVLYITGLLFLPGERSHTSASFNDWMIPPNQKKWGSVHSHPGNNANPSHADLMTFSKHGPFHIIVCEPYSLETMKAYNAYGEPVGFEVGNFRDENKDLMLEDLKQIKEEIDEMDGEDLSPSFFDLDKDLSYFDDDKEKTNKYSHEFDESYDPYNISDEDLGAIDLNPTVVEIGGERINGQSPKLGLVIEFRDGKPILKGVSNKFLEDEDE
- a CDS encoding tRNA(His) guanylyltransferase Thg1 family protein gives rise to the protein MKDYEIYSTMKVPKNSNIIIRLDGRKFHSLSKALDLVKPYDENFYKIITNVCLDIFNQFAPKFIYAFSDEISILLDEIPFSGRVEKINSVFASLASSSFTYNLLNDYSNEFDLDNLSDNERNIVFPISFDSRIIPIDDASISDYFKWRQDECWRNCINGYGIWALKKEYDSEEANEKINGLKSNEIHDMLFERGINLNDVETWKKRGIGVYKRSWEIEGFNPKKQEKTVSTRSEVFVDYDLDIFNQEFFEKL
- a CDS encoding aspartate dehydrogenase; translated protein: MIVGIVGCGAIANTIVNEFMSDSGIQIKYFYDTDIERAENLAQIANGVAVLRLEDMLDDVDLILESASPIALKIIALDILERGVDLMVMSVGALMDNEFRNKVRKTAEDNNAKVYAPSGAIVGLDGIKAASIGKITEASLTTRKAPKSLGREVEEEEVLFEGKASEAVEKFPVNINVAASLSIACNMDIDVKIIVDPKVERNVHEVVVKGDFGEFRTSSENYPFAANPKTSMLAAFSAIKLLKSFGECFSVGT
- a CDS encoding PRC-barrel domain-containing protein, translating into MVEVSTLYDLDIYTLAGQYVGRVHDVVLNIRYGTISRLQVKALEPERKSAGFRDIFRGGFQFVPEEEVGRTFQEGLLNIEFDRVTAIGDIMLIDPQDLKRPKPPVAGEEMSIRPRPEPVRAAPAEAPVESPIPKAQ
- a CDS encoding tRNA-binding protein; this translates as MWDTAKDYRILIAMHSRELFLRTVQTGSFRGNWNKKGAIEETKRMEPDLKSLLYCYLEGDTLANCEDVDKLEEKANRIIDFLGGEDWAHKFMNGAPKDEREKTEENIAKVRFFLDTILGLRNRFKFGPIDDPIIAIDVKVGEIMSVSKHPNADSLMICNVNLGKRALKVVTNDLTVKEGNRVGVSLLPPATFMEIVSEGMFLGMNGSILKDVQGELGQMPNGIPMESLNETKNMITNFLDN
- a CDS encoding lactaldehyde dehydrogenase, which gives rise to MKFLINGEFIDKSDHYDVINPYNGEIVDTVPIAYRSDVDNAVEAANNAKKALNELSAKEVSINLQNACEELEKESKNIAKLIVAEAGKPYKQAIVELQRSVETLQFAAEEAKRIYGESVPIDATGSTETRFLAFTKKVPLGVVGAITPFNYPVNLALHKIAPAIAAKNTVVMKPSMEAPLSALRLAEIINNHFPDGVINSVTGYGSEVGDAMVVSTGVDKISFTGSVATGLFISSRAGMKKLTMELGGNDPLVILEDADIEKAVSAAVSGAFLFSGQVCIGVKRLILDNRIADEFIDMFVKEASKLKMGNPMDESTDIGPVINESSALNIETSVNRAIEDGAELLLGGNRKECFYEPTILDNVTMDMDIVANETFGPIAPIIRVDGLDEAIKEANNTQYGLQAGVFTESIHSALRCANEIDAGSVLINKESTFRTDAMPFGGFKSSGMGKEGIKYAVEDMCKTKLIAFNCR